The proteins below are encoded in one region of Diceros bicornis minor isolate mBicDic1 chromosome 14, mDicBic1.mat.cur, whole genome shotgun sequence:
- the LOC131413484 gene encoding olfactory receptor 2B11-like, with translation MTLINKSHPEEFILLGFADRPWLELPLFIILLIMYPMAMMGNIAIILVSKLDPSLQSPMYFFLTNLSFLDICYTTSIVPQMLFNLRSAKKTISYMGCAVQLYFFHTMGGTECLLLAIMSFDRYVAICKPLHYNLIMNHHICILLVSTVWLSGMTYAVSEATVTLQLPLCGLNKLDHLLCEIPVLIKTACGEKDANELTLSVVCIFMLAVPLCLILASYACIGHAVFKIKSTEGRKKAFGTCSSHLIVVFLFYGPGISMYLQPPSSISMDQPKFMALFYGVVTPTLNPFIYTLRNKDVKGALGNLARSIFTSK, from the coding sequence ATGACACTAATTAACAAGAGCCATCCTGAAGAGTTTATTCTACTGGGCTTTGCTGACCGTCCTTGGCTAGAGCTTCCTCTATTCATTATTCTTCTTATAATGTACCCCATGGCCATGATGGGAAACATAGCCATCATTCTGGTGTCGAAGTTAGACCCCAGTCTGCAGAGccccatgtatttcttcctcaccAACCTCTCCTTTTTGGACATATGCTATACCACAAGCATTGTCCCTCAGATGCTGTTTAACCTGAGAAGTGCTAAGAAGACAATCAGCTATATGGGGTGTGCGGTTCAGCTTTATTTCTTCCACACAATGGGGGGCACAGAATGTCTGCTTTTGGCCATTATGTCTTTtgatcgctatgtggccatctgcaagccttTACACTACAACCTCATCATGAATCACCACATCTGTATCCTATTAGTGTCCACTGTGTGGCTGAGTGGAATGACCTACGCTGTCTCAGAGGCCACTGTTACATTACAGTTACCACTGTGTGGTCTCAATAAACTGGATCACTTGTTGTGTGAGATTCCTGTTCTGATAAAGACTGCCTGTGGTGAAAAGGATGCTAATGAGCTCACACTCTCTGTGGTTTGTATTTTTATGTTAGCTGTTCCTCTGTGCTTAATTCTTGCTTCCTATGCTTGTATTGGGCATGctgtatttaaaattaaatctacTGAGGGAAGGAAAAAGGCCTTTGGGACATGTTCCTcccatctcattgttgttttcttattttatggtCCAGGCATTAGCATGTACCTtcagcccccttcctccatctcaaTGGACCAGCCCAAGTTCATGGCTCTCTTCTATGGAGTAGTGACTCCTACACTCAACCCTTTCATCTACACCTTGAGGAATAAGGATGTAAAAGGGGCATTAGGCAACCTGGCGAGGAGCATTTTCACTTCCAAGTGA